The proteins below come from a single Portunus trituberculatus isolate SZX2019 chromosome 34, ASM1759143v1, whole genome shotgun sequence genomic window:
- the LOC123512804 gene encoding uncharacterized protein LOC123512804: protein MVRWVAVVVAWACVGVQEAIGACTVAEFPCKNRQCVRLDRYCDGTQNCDDGSDEPPSCTPCNRTYYGRIGSTYTLQVHKPHETSLPHFCQLTFMASGELYSDLVQLSIEKFSVGRFLSHTKEGCPDGHMQIEELSRPQNSGFWCGTSWGHNVYYSETAAVTLMLRVFNLTKVPQDRGNPASFQPQDTVMLRLSYRFLRKERAVLRYGPPYKPSYRGEDLPNSFCDKYFENCDKQNCKIQSPNFPGMYPRNLTCYYRVRQTRVPEGKVALVSVLQRNPHLIYIKDRNAPHLSREQRLEVGTACHEIHDYLVAYDGNTTRTPVLAKVCKGGTPLSRITASGPDLLLLFHASPYDFPFQDSPRRHIFGFELDVEVEFVDKESTAYVRRGGQCNYEATSMGQRSGYVQAAAHSLLANTTCTWRLRAGTAEVVWLYFLHYRHVQHPEMPRPAHCPNTLTIYNGPEPVHGAPVNDSLLLGQFCKPEKLPRVCGGVHAPGPYSAPCAPHDSYVSSLPGMTLSLRYAAGTTPAHVEFLARYEFVDTRQWGDPASGGGPCDRVFTVRPDRLFASPRDVFLFGRGGSRRLRCVYTFEVGPQQRVSLRLLRARMGPACTTLYHNASRRHECSHGGAAGQPSITLVEEPWPGVPLQRACLCNVSHGRPFSLLSYTRRLTLTFTVPDMTPADDYNHFFFEGEYSVVPEPPEVARRCNQTARLLHGAFGNFTVGAGRGDLCAGLPRLIRAVDASFLFMRVRGFAAVGDNCRVASRINVFAAGGVAPLASVCPERRDVFTNIFSSGWDQFDFRFQDEDLLWGNMTGLAAPATPTTAATTAATLGDHGDHGLSSTLSSTTTTTTTTTTTTTTTTTTTTTTTTMVPILHGVASSLPGPTEAAPRLESRDLLVEYVGNYSGNFLVTWVSLWRPLRAEALVSVAADPCPHGCYDIGACLPQELWCDGIQHCPTGQDEGPTACGLLAALPWVYLIAAAVLMLSLVALFVAVLAHKRQVRTQKVVADAAALALNNGTSLKGGTDLLVPPSDTW, encoded by the exons GTGAGGTGGGTGGCCGTTGTGGTGGCGTGGGCGTGCGTGGGCGTGCAGGAGGCCATCGGGGCGTGCACTGTGGCTGAGTTCCCGTGCAAAAATAGACAGTGCGTGCGTCTGGACCGCTACTGTGACGGCACGCAGAACTGTGACGATGGGAGTGACGAGCCGCCCAGCTGTACAC CCTGCAATCGGACTTACTACGGCAGGATTGGGTCAACCTACACGCTGCAGGTTCACAAGCCCCATGAGACTAGCCTGCCACACTTCTGCCAGTTGACCTTCATGGCATCAGGAGAGCTGTACAGTGACTTGGTTCAGCTTAGCATTGAGAAGTTCAGCGTTGggag GTTCCTGTCACACACCAAGGAGGGCTGCCCGGACGGCCACATGCAGATTGAGGAGCTAAGCCGCCCCCAGAACAGCGGGTTCTGGTGCGGCACATCCTGGGGCCACAACGTGTACTACTCGGAGACCGCCGCCGTCACGCTCATGCTGCGGGTTTTCAACCTGACCAAGGTGCCGCAGGACCGAGGCAACCCGGCTTCCTTCCAGCCTCAGGACACCGTCATGCTGCGCCTCTCCTACCGCTTCCTGCGCAAGGAGCGTGCCGTGCTGCGCTACGGGCCGCCTTACAAGCCCAGCTACCGTGGCGAGGACCTGCCCAACTCCTTCTGCGACAAGTACTTCGAGAATTGCGACAAGCAGAACTGCAAGATCCAGTCCCCGAACTTCCCCGGCATGTACCCGCGCAACCTAACCTGCTACTACCGCGTGCGCCAGACGCGCGTGCCGGAAGGCAAGGTGGCGCTAGTTTCCGTGCTGCAGCGCAACCCGCACCTCATCTACATCAAGGACCGCAACGCGCCGCACCTTTCCCGCGAGCAGCGCCTGGAGGTGGGCACGGCCTGCCACGAGATTCACGACTACCTGGTGGCCTATGACGGCAACACGACCCGCACACCCGTGCTGGCCAAGGTGTGCAAGGGCGGCACGCCGCTGTCACGCATCACGGCCAGCGGCCctgacctgctgctgctgttccacGCCTCGCCCTACGACTTTCCCTTCCAGGACTCGCCGCGCCGCCACATCTTTGGCTTCGAGCTGGACGTGGAGGTGGAGTTCGTGGACAAGGAGAGCACGGCATACGTGCGGCGCGGCGGCCAGTGCAACTACGAGGCCACGAGCATGGGCCAGCGCAGCGGCTACGTCCAGGCAGCGGCGCACTCCTTGCTAGCCAACACCACGTGCACGTGGCGCCTGCGCGCTGGCACTGCCGAGGTGGTGTGGCTGTACTTCCTGCACTACCGTCACGTGCAGCACCCCGAGATGCCACGCCCCGCCCACTGCCCCAACACTCTCACCATCTACAACGGCCCCGAGCCCGTGCACGGTGCGCCCGTCAACGACTCCTTGCTGCTGGGCCAGTTCTGCAAGCCGGAGAAGCTGCCGCGCGTGTGTGGCGGAGTGCACGCCCCCGGGCCCTACTCTGCGCCCTGCGCACCCCACGATAGCTACGTATCCTCGTTGCCCGGCATGACGCTGTCGCTGCGCTACGCCGCAGGCACCACGCCCGCTCACGTGGAATTTCTGGCGCGCTACGAGTTCGTGGACACCCGCCAGTGGGGTGACCCTGCCAGTGGGGGCGGCCCCTGCGACAGGGTGTTCACCGTGCGGCCTGACCGCCTGTTCGCCTCACCGCGCGACGTGTTTCTTTTTGGGCGCGGCGGGTCGCGGCGCCTGCGGTGCGTGTACACCTTCGAGGTGGGCCCACAGCAGCGCGTGTCACTACGCCTGCTGCGTGCCAGGATGGGCCCCGCCTGCACCACGCTGTACCACAACGCCTCGCGGCGCCACGAGTGCTCCCACGGCGGCGCAGCGGGCCAGCCATCCATCACACTGGTGGAGGAGCCCTGGCCTGGCGTGCCCCTGCAGCGGGCATGTCTGTGTAACGTGTCCCACGGGAGACCCTTCAGCCTGTTGTCCTACACGCGGCGCCTCACACTCACCTTCACCGTGCCGGACATGACTCCCGCTGATGACTACAACCACTTCTTCTTCGAGGGCGAGTACTCGGTGGTGCCCGAGCCACCTGAGGTGGCGCGCCGCTGCAACCAGACAGCGCGCCTCCTGCACGGCGCCTTCGGCAACTTTACTGTGGGCGCGGGGCGCGGTGACCTGTGTGCCGGCCTGCCGCGCCTCATCCGTGCCGTGGACGCTTCCTTTCTGTTCATGCGAGTGCGCGGCTTCGCGGCCGTCGGGGACAACTGCCGCGTGGCGTCGCGCATCAACGTGTTCGCTGCGGGCGGCGTGGCGCCCCTGGCCTCGGTGTGTCCGGAGCGCCGTGACGTATTCACCAACATCTTCAGCAGCGGCTGGGACCAGTTTGACTTCCGCTTCCAGGACGAGGACCTGCTGTGGGGCAACATGACGGGCCTCGCCGCACCCGCCACGCcgaccactgccgccaccactgccgccacgcTGGGCGACCACGGCGACCATGGCCTGTCAtccaccctctcctccaccaccaccaccaccacgaccaccacaaccactactaccaccaccaccaccaccaccaccaccaccaccactatggtCCCCATCCTGCACGGCGTGGCCTCCTCCCTGCCAGGGCCTACCGAAGCGGCACCGCGCCTGGAGTCCCGCGACCTTTTGGTGGAGTACGTGGGGAACTACTCCGGCAACTTCCTGGTGACGTGGGTGTCGCTGTGGCGGCCGCTGCGTGCCGAGGCGTTGGTGTCCGTGGCGGCGGATCCCTGCCCGCACGGCTGCTATGACATCGGCGCTTGTCTGCCGCAGGAGCTGTGGTGTGACGGCATTCAACACTGCCCCACCGGCCAGGATGAGGGCCCCACGGCGTGCGGCCTGCTGGCGGCGCTGCCATGGGTGTACCTGATCGCCGCCGCCGTGCTGATGCTGTCGTTGGTGGCACTGTTCGTGGCCGTGCTGGCACACAAGCGCCAGGTACGCACGCAGAAGGTGGTGGCGGATGCGGCGGCGCTGGCCCTCAACAACGGCACCAGCCTCAAGGGCGGCACCGACCTGCTGGTGCCGCCCTCGGACACCTGGTGA